The Synechococcus sp. MU1617 genome window below encodes:
- a CDS encoding TIGR03792 family protein, whose translation MLGGLSKAEVRAENAPRLGEAVVVVEHLRLQVPQESREHWMVAERGSWEPWLKQQPGFLGRELFWDPATEEGTLLIRWSSREEWKSISMEEVETVQERFETLAREQTGQRQGNPFPLVFEGELLPQ comes from the coding sequence TTGTTGGGCGGGCTTTCGAAGGCAGAGGTTCGGGCAGAGAACGCCCCGAGGCTTGGTGAAGCTGTGGTTGTGGTTGAGCACCTGCGGCTGCAGGTGCCCCAAGAGAGCCGTGAGCATTGGATGGTGGCGGAACGCGGCAGCTGGGAGCCTTGGTTGAAGCAACAGCCTGGGTTTCTGGGCCGTGAACTGTTCTGGGATCCAGCAACCGAGGAGGGAACGCTGCTGATTCGTTGGAGCAGTCGTGAGGAATGGAAATCCATCTCCATGGAAGAGGTGGAGACGGTTCAGGAGCGCTTCGAGACTCTGGCCCGCGAGCAAACAGGACAGCGCCAGGGCAACCCTTTCCCACTGGTGTTTGAAGGGGAACTGTTACCGCAGTGA
- a CDS encoding phycobiliprotein lyase, which translates to MSEQAFPPEDPGSFLSLCDGVWMSLRSCFELAAGGDDEWHSSERGELTVRWVKEQGALGQLQVQAPGGTSSTLTFAADGQLILDADSQGNWRFWPDGSMELNLSRADGVQVQERIWFTRVNLRLRSTTAVDAQGTPVQGSFCTDIRRVSKPAA; encoded by the coding sequence ATGAGTGAACAAGCCTTTCCCCCCGAAGACCCTGGCTCCTTTCTGAGCCTCTGCGACGGGGTGTGGATGAGCCTTCGCAGCTGCTTTGAGCTGGCTGCCGGTGGTGATGACGAGTGGCACAGCAGCGAACGGGGTGAACTCACCGTCCGCTGGGTGAAAGAGCAGGGAGCTCTCGGCCAACTGCAGGTGCAGGCCCCAGGTGGAACCAGTAGCACGCTCACCTTCGCCGCTGATGGACAGCTGATCCTCGATGCTGATTCCCAGGGCAACTGGAGGTTCTGGCCCGACGGCAGCATGGAGCTGAACCTCAGTCGGGCTGACGGCGTGCAGGTTCAGGAGAGGATCTGGTTCACGCGGGTCAACCTGCGCTTGCGCAGCACCACGGCGGTGGATGCGCAGGGAACACCAGTGCAGGGCAGTTTCTGCACGGACATCCGCAGGGTGTCCAAACCGGCGGCCTGA
- a CDS encoding DUF3611 family protein, translating into MPDRLDFQKLSFGVRRMGWIRFWIQVVLGIVVVGVLLFNNIGGSLARNSERAVGLGPGLSLTSLAFLVLLFSLWQGWLIVRTGRAIDSGARPSRGEVARLIKRGLLADLLGLTFATIGYQALAGSLFVQASMQTPGIAIGGRGMADNLAITSLEMLSVLSNTQVLFAHLIGVLFSLWLLQRVYRTS; encoded by the coding sequence ATGCCAGACCGCCTCGATTTCCAGAAGTTGTCGTTCGGCGTGCGTCGGATGGGATGGATCCGCTTTTGGATCCAGGTGGTCCTCGGCATCGTTGTGGTGGGCGTTCTGCTGTTCAACAACATCGGCGGCAGCCTGGCCCGCAATTCCGAACGTGCCGTGGGCCTGGGACCTGGCCTGTCGCTTACCTCCCTGGCCTTCCTTGTACTGCTGTTCAGCCTCTGGCAGGGCTGGCTGATCGTCCGTACCGGTCGGGCGATCGATAGTGGGGCCCGTCCCAGTCGGGGAGAGGTGGCACGGCTGATCAAACGGGGGCTGTTGGCGGATCTCCTGGGTCTCACCTTTGCCACAATCGGCTATCAGGCCCTCGCCGGCAGCCTGTTCGTGCAGGCCTCCATGCAGACTCCAGGCATTGCCATCGGCGGCCGCGGCATGGCCGACAACCTGGCGATCACCTCCCTGGAAATGCTGTCCGTGCTCAGCAACACCCAGGTGCTGTTCGCCCACCTGATCGGAGTGTTGTTCTCCCTTTGGTTGTTGCAGCGGGTTTACCGCACCAGTTGA
- the larB gene encoding nickel pincer cofactor biosynthesis protein LarB gives MNTPDARLDLRRRQRLGMVEAVWGEHKTADQIVAILESFAAAGELGFVTRVAPEKAARVCEALPEVARHPDARCLTLGALPPVPAPPAEVVVLSGGSSDRTVVAEISVALRCHGIGVDPVMDVGVAGLHRLLDQLPRLASARILIACAGMEGALPTVLAGLVPQPVIGVPISVGYGISAGGRTALEGMLASCAPGLTVVNIDNGYGAAMAALRMLRGFAPEASS, from the coding sequence GTGAACACGCCGGATGCTCGCCTCGATCTGCGGCGCCGCCAGCGCTTGGGCATGGTCGAGGCCGTTTGGGGGGAACACAAGACAGCCGATCAGATCGTCGCCATTCTTGAAAGCTTTGCCGCAGCAGGAGAACTGGGTTTTGTGACTCGGGTAGCTCCTGAAAAGGCGGCACGGGTGTGTGAGGCGTTGCCGGAGGTGGCGCGGCACCCCGATGCTCGCTGCCTCACCCTGGGTGCGTTGCCTCCAGTGCCTGCGCCACCAGCTGAGGTGGTGGTGCTCAGTGGAGGCAGCAGTGATCGCACGGTGGTGGCTGAGATCAGCGTGGCCCTGCGTTGCCATGGCATCGGCGTGGATCCTGTGATGGATGTGGGGGTGGCCGGATTGCATCGCCTGCTCGATCAACTCCCCCGCCTGGCCTCGGCTCGGATCCTGATCGCCTGCGCGGGGATGGAGGGTGCGTTGCCGACAGTGCTCGCTGGTTTGGTGCCGCAACCCGTGATTGGCGTCCCGATTTCCGTTGGCTATGGGATTAGCGCAGGGGGGCGAACTGCTTTGGAAGGAATGCTCGCCAGCTGTGCCCCAGGACTGACTGTGGTGAATATCGACAACGGCTACGGCGCAGCAATGGCTGCATTGCGGATGCTCAGGGGCTTTGCCCCAGAAGCTTCAAGCTGA
- the trmD gene encoding tRNA (guanosine(37)-N1)-methyltransferase TrmD — MAPYRLDVVSLAPQAFAPLLELGVIGRAFNAGIAELHLHNPRDFATDRHRKVDDEPYGGGAGMVLKPEPVFAAMEAIPRSPRSRVLLMSPQGRPLQQEDLQRWSTDHDQLVFLCGHYEGFDERIRGLADEEVSMGDFVLTGGELPAMTVINGVVRLLPGTVGTADSLVEESHSALLLEHPHYTRPADFRGMVVPNVLRSGDHGAIARWRQEQREQRTRERRPDLFARWQTATMNDPSDPGMELRIGNGYDIHRLVPGRALILGGVTLDHPDGLGLDGHSDADVLVHAVMDALLGALALGDIGKYFPPTDPQWKGADSLKLLDQVVKLVKERGWSVVNIDAVVIAERPKLKPHIAEMSSRMASAIGIAPDAVGVKATTNEGLGPEGREEGISCQAVALLQRS; from the coding sequence ATGGCGCCCTATCGCCTTGATGTGGTGAGCCTGGCGCCGCAGGCGTTTGCTCCTCTGCTGGAGCTGGGGGTGATCGGTCGCGCCTTCAACGCGGGTATTGCTGAGTTGCATCTGCACAACCCCAGGGACTTCGCCACGGATCGCCATCGCAAGGTTGATGACGAGCCCTACGGGGGCGGTGCCGGCATGGTGCTCAAGCCGGAGCCGGTGTTCGCTGCGATGGAGGCGATTCCCCGCAGCCCCCGTAGCCGGGTTCTGTTGATGTCGCCGCAGGGGCGTCCCCTGCAGCAGGAGGATCTGCAGCGCTGGTCCACCGACCACGATCAACTGGTCTTCCTCTGCGGTCACTACGAGGGGTTTGACGAGCGGATTCGCGGTTTGGCCGATGAGGAGGTGTCGATGGGTGATTTCGTCCTCACCGGTGGTGAGCTACCGGCGATGACGGTGATTAACGGCGTTGTTCGCCTGCTGCCCGGCACGGTGGGGACGGCCGATTCCCTGGTGGAGGAAAGCCACAGTGCACTACTCCTGGAACACCCGCACTACACCCGCCCTGCCGACTTCCGCGGCATGGTCGTTCCGAATGTGCTGCGCAGTGGCGACCACGGTGCCATCGCCCGGTGGCGTCAGGAGCAGCGGGAGCAGCGCACCCGCGAGCGGCGACCTGATCTGTTTGCCCGCTGGCAGACCGCGACAATGAATGACCCTTCAGACCCCGGCATGGAGCTGCGCATCGGCAACGGATACGACATCCATCGGCTGGTGCCTGGACGGGCCCTCATCCTGGGGGGTGTAACCCTGGACCATCCCGACGGTCTTGGCCTGGATGGACACAGCGATGCCGACGTGCTGGTGCATGCCGTGATGGATGCCCTGCTCGGGGCCCTCGCCCTGGGTGACATCGGCAAATACTTCCCCCCCACCGATCCCCAATGGAAAGGGGCCGACAGCTTGAAGCTTCTGGATCAAGTCGTGAAGTTGGTGAAGGAGCGCGGCTGGTCGGTGGTGAACATCGATGCCGTGGTGATTGCCGAGCGCCCCAAGCTCAAGCCGCATATCGCGGAGATGAGCAGCCGTATGGCGTCAGCGATCGGCATTGCTCCGGATGCCGTGGGTGTGAAGGCCACCACCAACGAAGGCTTGGGTCCGGAGGGACGGGAAGAGGGCATCAGTTGCCAGGCTGTGGCCCTGCTGCAGCGGAGCTGA
- a CDS encoding bifunctional riboflavin kinase/FAD synthetase has protein sequence MIPLCSPEEARRPTALALGSFDGLHAGHRSVIAEAIQGSPDEAIASVVSFWPHPREVLFGEARLRLDLPSEKLALLEPLGIQQLVLVPFTRELAQLSAEDFVTSVLLGTLQAKRIAVGTNFRFGHQRRGDAEMLERLAARNGVEVKVVPIVEDKKGRMSSSRIRAALDQADLTTAKALLGRAYRFQGRVVRGRGLGRELGWPTANLQVDGRKALPGLGVYAAWAQLDGEGDRLPAVMNLGPQPTIDPTSPSAVEVHLLDQSLELEGRHLGVEPVQRLRGQTKFSGLEELSSQIGRDAAQAREILQTGSQATVG, from the coding sequence TTGATCCCGCTCTGTTCTCCAGAGGAAGCCCGTCGGCCCACTGCCCTGGCGCTGGGGAGTTTCGATGGCTTGCACGCCGGCCATCGCAGCGTGATCGCCGAGGCCATCCAGGGCAGCCCGGATGAGGCCATTGCCTCAGTGGTGAGCTTCTGGCCCCATCCCCGTGAGGTGCTGTTCGGCGAAGCACGCCTCAGGCTGGATCTACCCAGCGAAAAACTCGCCCTGCTGGAACCCCTTGGGATCCAGCAGCTCGTGCTGGTGCCCTTCACCCGCGAGCTCGCTCAGCTGAGTGCGGAAGACTTCGTCACCAGCGTGCTGCTGGGCACACTTCAGGCCAAACGCATTGCCGTGGGCACCAACTTCCGCTTCGGTCATCAGCGGCGCGGTGACGCCGAGATGCTGGAACGGCTTGCGGCTCGGAACGGCGTTGAGGTGAAGGTGGTGCCGATCGTTGAAGACAAAAAGGGCCGGATGAGCAGCAGCAGAATCCGCGCGGCCCTCGACCAGGCCGACCTAACCACTGCCAAAGCCCTGCTGGGCCGGGCCTACCGCTTTCAGGGACGGGTGGTTCGGGGCCGAGGGCTGGGGCGTGAACTGGGCTGGCCCACCGCCAATCTCCAGGTGGATGGACGCAAGGCATTGCCAGGGCTTGGCGTCTACGCCGCCTGGGCCCAACTGGATGGGGAGGGTGATCGCCTGCCGGCCGTGATGAACCTCGGCCCCCAACCCACGATCGATCCCACATCGCCCTCAGCCGTTGAGGTGCACCTGCTGGATCAGAGCCTGGAGCTGGAGGGCCGGCACCTGGGCGTCGAGCCTGTGCAGCGCCTGCGCGGCCAGACCAAATTCAGTGGTCTCGAGGAGCTCAGCAGCCAGATCGGCCGCGACGCAGCTCAAGCCCGCGAGATCCTTCAGACCGGCTCTCAGGCCACGGTCGGATAG
- the thiS gene encoding sulfur carrier protein ThiS, with protein sequence MPLTLMVNGETRVLDPAPTPASLAAVVALLANNPQLVVAEHNGVIAPRSRWDNIVVKDDDTLEIVTIVGGGS encoded by the coding sequence ATGCCTCTCACCCTGATGGTCAACGGTGAAACCCGCGTGCTGGATCCAGCACCGACCCCCGCCAGCCTGGCGGCCGTTGTTGCCCTGCTGGCCAACAACCCCCAGCTGGTGGTCGCCGAGCACAACGGGGTGATCGCACCCCGCAGCCGTTGGGACAACATCGTGGTGAAGGATGACGACACCCTTGAGATCGTCACCATCGTTGGTGGTGGTTCCTAG
- a CDS encoding thiamine phosphate synthase has translation MNPTPNETSLDPRVARLIDANLDRAREGLRVVEDWCRFGLEQQDLVVRLKDWRQRLGRLHHDSYKQARSTSTDTGAGLEHPAQLDRHSPDHVVAANCARVQEALRVLEEYGRNIDPALAAEAAAIRYGLYDLEVTCLNATLGARRRNKLQDCRLCLITTPCDDLSDRVQAALQNGVGMVQYRCKAGHDRERLQEAQQLRQLCNRFGALLFINDRVDLALAVDADGVHLGQEDMPSEVARDLLGTDRLLGRSTHSIDQVHQAQQEPIDYLGFGPIHSTAVKPERNPVGVELLAQATAISQRPVFAIGGITAANLPALLSAGGQRAAVIGAIMHADDSGQASRQLLQQLDHATF, from the coding sequence ATGAATCCAACCCCAAACGAGACATCCCTGGATCCACGGGTGGCACGTCTGATCGACGCCAACCTCGACCGTGCCCGGGAAGGGTTGAGGGTTGTTGAGGACTGGTGCCGCTTCGGGCTGGAGCAACAGGATCTGGTGGTGCGCCTCAAGGATTGGCGTCAACGGCTCGGACGGCTCCACCACGACAGCTACAAGCAGGCCCGCTCCACCAGCACTGACACCGGCGCCGGACTGGAGCATCCAGCCCAACTGGATCGCCACAGCCCCGACCACGTGGTGGCGGCCAACTGCGCCCGGGTGCAGGAAGCGCTGCGGGTGCTGGAGGAGTACGGCCGCAACATCGATCCCGCCCTAGCTGCTGAAGCCGCTGCGATCCGCTACGGCCTTTATGACCTGGAGGTGACCTGCCTCAACGCCACCCTGGGAGCAAGGCGACGCAACAAGCTTCAGGACTGTCGCCTCTGCCTGATCACAACGCCCTGCGATGACCTGAGCGATCGGGTGCAGGCCGCCCTGCAAAACGGCGTGGGCATGGTGCAGTACCGCTGCAAAGCGGGACATGACCGCGAACGTCTGCAGGAGGCCCAGCAGCTCAGGCAGCTCTGCAACCGCTTCGGGGCTCTGTTGTTCATCAATGACCGTGTGGACTTGGCCCTGGCGGTCGATGCGGATGGGGTGCACCTGGGCCAGGAGGACATGCCCAGTGAGGTGGCCCGCGATTTGTTGGGTACCGATCGTCTGCTGGGCCGCAGCACCCACAGCATCGATCAGGTTCATCAGGCTCAGCAGGAGCCGATCGACTACCTCGGCTTCGGCCCGATCCACTCCACGGCCGTCAAACCCGAGCGGAACCCTGTTGGTGTGGAGCTCTTGGCGCAGGCCACTGCGATCAGCCAACGCCCCGTCTTTGCCATCGGTGGAATCACAGCAGCCAACCTGCCGGCACTGCTTTCGGCCGGCGGCCAGCGTGCGGCGGTGATCGGCGCGATCATGCACGCAGATGACAGCGGGCAGGCCTCGCGGCAACTGCTCCAGCAGCTGGACCACGCCACGTTCTGA
- a CDS encoding DUF1517 domain-containing protein — MGAALATPRLLKRPQRLLASLLLPLVIVGLCLFQAQPADAARGGRMGGGSFRAPSMPRSGGSYGGGYGGGYRGGGYRGGGMGFPFLIPIFGFGGGGLFGLLILMAVAGVLVNAVRGVGNTPSIGGSAAAPAMPRNVNMIQVQVGLLASAKSLQDDLRSLASSSDTSSSAGLQRLLQETTLALLRQPDLWVYANAESGSVPFSSAESTFNRLSMNERSKLDAELTSNVGGQRISDTSSSAGEADATNEFIVVTLLVASTASAKLAGADTGEDLRQTLRILGSTASTELMALEVIWQPEGRGDVLSANDLVTAYPNLQHL, encoded by the coding sequence GTGGGCGCTGCTTTGGCCACCCCCCGACTGTTGAAACGACCCCAACGACTGCTCGCATCACTACTTTTGCCCCTGGTGATTGTGGGGCTCTGCCTCTTCCAGGCACAGCCGGCTGATGCCGCCCGCGGTGGGCGCATGGGAGGGGGCAGCTTCCGCGCTCCTTCGATGCCGCGATCCGGTGGGAGCTACGGCGGAGGCTACGGCGGCGGCTACCGCGGGGGTGGCTACCGCGGCGGCGGAATGGGCTTCCCCTTTCTCATTCCAATCTTCGGCTTCGGTGGTGGTGGTCTGTTCGGGCTGCTGATCCTGATGGCGGTCGCAGGTGTGCTGGTGAACGCCGTTCGTGGCGTTGGCAATACTCCCTCGATCGGTGGTAGCGCTGCTGCACCAGCCATGCCGCGCAACGTGAACATGATTCAGGTGCAGGTGGGGCTGCTGGCCAGTGCCAAATCCCTGCAGGACGATCTGCGCTCTTTGGCCTCCTCGTCCGACACCAGCAGTTCTGCTGGTCTGCAGAGGCTGCTACAGGAAACAACCCTGGCCCTGCTGCGCCAACCGGACCTCTGGGTTTACGCCAATGCCGAGAGTGGAAGTGTTCCCTTCAGCTCAGCTGAATCGACGTTCAATCGCCTCTCGATGAACGAGCGCAGCAAGTTGGACGCTGAGCTCACCAGCAATGTCGGTGGTCAGCGAATAAGCGACACCAGCAGCAGCGCTGGCGAGGCAGATGCCACCAACGAATTCATCGTTGTGACCTTGCTGGTGGCCTCGACGGCATCGGCCAAGCTCGCTGGAGCCGATACCGGAGAAGATCTGCGCCAAACCCTGCGCATACTTGGTTCCACAGCCTCCACTGAACTCATGGCCCTTGAGGTGATCTGGCAACCGGAGGGCCGCGGAGATGTGCTCAGCGCCAACGACCTCGTCACCGCCTATCCCAACCTGCAGCACCTCTGA